Proteins encoded in a region of the Paenibacillus sp. W2I17 genome:
- a CDS encoding RNA polymerase sigma factor — translation MLRKEATASSLHDARTADQASLDPPKNSPAEIMERQLFSQPLSRVLGKLNAVEGNLLVLRIFEEKSTAEIGEILIKSLEAVMKKVHPY, via the coding sequence TTGTTGCGCAAGGAAGCGACCGCTTCTTCACTCCATGACGCAAGGACTGCCGACCAAGCCAGCTTGGATCCGCCGAAAAATAGTCCTGCGGAGATAATGGAACGCCAGCTGTTTAGCCAACCACTGAGTCGGGTGCTCGGAAAGCTGAATGCAGTAGAAGGGAACTTGCTGGTTCTGCGCATTTTTGAAGAAAAATCAACTGCAGAAATAGGTGAAATCCTGATCAAAAGCCTGGAAGCCGTCATGAAAAAAGTACACCCGTACTGA
- a CDS encoding alpha/beta fold hydrolase gives MAKVNVGEENAQPIELYYEDHGEGKPIILIHGWPLSGRSWEKQVPILIEAGYRVITYDRRGFGQSSQPWDGYDYDTFASDLHKLILHLDLRDATLVGFSMGGGEVARYIGTYGTERVSKAVFAGAVPPYLYKSEDNPQGGLDDATIAEFQNGVKGDRLAFLDGFTNNFFAAGDRTDLVSEPFRLYNRDIAALASPKGTLDCIAAFALTDFRQDLEKFNIPTLVIHGDSDAIVPLEVSGQRTHESIPGSRLVVVEGGPHGFNATHPEAFNAALIEFLKS, from the coding sequence ATGGCTAAAGTAAACGTAGGCGAAGAGAATGCACAACCAATTGAACTGTATTACGAAGATCATGGCGAGGGGAAACCCATCATCCTTATTCATGGCTGGCCTTTGAGTGGGAGATCCTGGGAGAAACAAGTACCTATCCTGATTGAAGCGGGCTACCGTGTTATCACGTATGATCGTCGTGGTTTTGGTCAGTCTTCCCAACCTTGGGATGGTTATGACTACGATACTTTTGCATCTGATTTACATAAATTGATTTTGCACCTCGATCTGCGCGATGCTACACTGGTTGGGTTCTCCATGGGAGGCGGCGAAGTAGCTCGCTATATCGGAACATATGGAACGGAACGGGTTTCCAAAGCTGTATTTGCAGGCGCTGTTCCTCCTTACCTGTATAAGTCCGAGGACAATCCACAGGGAGGATTGGACGATGCAACGATTGCTGAATTCCAAAATGGGGTTAAGGGTGATCGTCTAGCCTTCTTGGATGGATTTACAAATAACTTTTTCGCTGCAGGAGATCGTACAGACCTTGTGAGCGAACCGTTCCGTCTATATAACCGGGATATTGCTGCTCTGGCATCCCCTAAGGGTACCCTGGATTGCATTGCTGCCTTTGCTCTTACCGATTTCCGTCAGGACCTGGAGAAATTCAATATTCCGACCCTGGTTATTCATGGCGATTCCGATGCCATTGTGCCGCTTGAAGTCAGTGGACAACGTACACATGAATCTATCCCTGGCAGCCGGCTTGTTGTTGTAGAAGGTGGACCACATGGCTTTAATGCGACACATCCTGAAGCATTTAATGCAGCGTTGATCGAATTTCTGAAGAGCTAA
- a CDS encoding glycoside hydrolase family 43 protein codes for MNQQQQQQLPKPHQPLVTHIFTADPSAHVYEGKIYIYPSHDLDHDEPSNDNGDQYKMEDYHVLSMNNFDSPVVDHGEALHLRDIPWASKQLWAPDAAYKNNTYYLFFPARDHDGIFRLGVATSESPAGPFTPQPNYMEGSFSIDPAVLVDDDNQSYIYFGGLWGGQLEKWQTGSFVPDAEGPAPDQPALGPQVALLSDDMLSFQGKPAEISIVDEDGNPILAGDEERRYFEGPWMHKYNDYYYLSYSTGTTHKLVYAIGKNPMGPFTFKGEILSPVIGWTTHHSIVQVEDKWYLFYHDSSLSEGVNHKRCVKYSELKYNEDGTIQKINPYPGGE; via the coding sequence ATGAATCAACAACAACAACAACAACTACCTAAGCCCCACCAGCCGCTCGTAACCCACATCTTCACTGCAGACCCGTCCGCCCATGTCTACGAGGGCAAAATCTACATCTATCCTTCCCATGACCTCGATCATGACGAGCCGAGCAACGATAACGGCGACCAGTATAAAATGGAAGACTATCATGTCCTCTCGATGAACAACTTCGATTCCCCGGTGGTCGATCACGGCGAAGCGTTGCATCTGAGAGATATTCCGTGGGCCTCCAAGCAGCTCTGGGCACCGGATGCCGCTTATAAAAACAATACCTATTACCTGTTCTTCCCAGCACGGGACCATGACGGCATCTTCCGTCTGGGTGTGGCAACATCAGAGTCTCCGGCAGGCCCGTTCACGCCGCAGCCAAATTATATGGAAGGCAGCTTCAGTATCGATCCAGCCGTACTGGTGGATGACGACAATCAGTCATACATCTATTTCGGCGGACTCTGGGGCGGCCAGCTGGAGAAATGGCAGACCGGCAGCTTCGTTCCAGATGCAGAAGGACCGGCTCCTGACCAGCCAGCGCTTGGACCGCAAGTTGCACTGCTTAGTGACGATATGCTGTCCTTCCAGGGCAAGCCTGCCGAGATATCAATTGTCGATGAAGACGGGAATCCGATTCTGGCCGGGGATGAGGAACGGAGATATTTTGAAGGCCCATGGATGCATAAATATAACGACTATTACTACCTGTCCTACTCTACAGGAACCACGCATAAGCTCGTATATGCGATCGGCAAGAACCCGATGGGACCATTCACGTTCAAGGGCGAGATTCTCTCTCCAGTTATCGGCTGGACAACCCACCACTCCATTGTGCAAGTTGAAGATAAGTGGTATCTGTTCTATCACGACAGCTCCCTGTCGGAAGGCGTCAACCACAAGCGCTGCGTTAAATATTCCGAACTGAAATACAACGAAGACGGAACGATCCAGAAGATCAATCCTTATCCGGGTGGCGAGTAA
- a CDS encoding TetR/AcrR family transcriptional regulator produces the protein MERQIEKQHQMRQKLTNRLLLHVRKNGFQGLKMDEISKIMDISRATLYKYFSTKEDIISFIVSTFVEYIHEIIEDSDADQVFVQRFQQTFEQTILLKEFITDIFLRELENSYPENYERLKEAMKQREYQELAFYNEGIKEGFFNKIDGRLIIMQDEILSNVLDVKYLMENHLTVYQVLFDYYNLKKFQLFKPDKIKMMDDNLMIPRIECMAQKISKNLY, from the coding sequence ATGGAACGGCAGATTGAAAAACAACATCAGATGAGGCAAAAGCTTACTAATAGATTGTTATTACACGTTAGAAAAAATGGGTTTCAAGGTTTGAAAATGGATGAAATCTCAAAGATTATGGATATAAGCAGGGCGACTTTATATAAATATTTCTCTACCAAAGAAGATATTATTTCGTTTATTGTGAGTACATTTGTCGAATATATCCACGAAATTATTGAAGATTCTGATGCTGATCAAGTTTTTGTTCAGCGATTTCAGCAAACATTTGAACAAACCATCTTATTAAAAGAGTTCATCACAGACATTTTCTTAAGGGAACTTGAAAATAGTTATCCTGAGAACTATGAGCGACTAAAAGAAGCCATGAAGCAACGAGAATATCAGGAATTGGCTTTTTATAATGAAGGAATAAAAGAGGGTTTTTTTAATAAGATTGATGGTAGGCTTATCATTATGCAAGATGAGATTCTAAGTAACGTTTTAGATGTAAAGTACCTGATGGAGAACCATTTGACAGTGTATCAGGTGTTATTTGACTATTACAATCTAAAGAAATTTCAGTTGTTTAAACCTGATAAAATTAAAATGATGGATGACAACTTGATGATCCCTAGAATTGAGTGCATGGCCCAAAAAATTTCAAAAAACTTATATTAA
- a CDS encoding aldo/keto reductase yields MQTRSLGQQGLKVSSIGLGTMGMTMAYGPSNEDEAIATIRRAYELGVNFFDTAELYGYGNGHNEQLLGKAVKDFRDKVVLATKFGFDMTAEQIGTRFNSRPENIRKVAENSLRYLQTDYIDVFYQHIPDPDVPIEEVAGVVGDLIKEGKVKYFGLSNTGSNTIRKAHAVTPVSMLQTEYSIFEREIEDNNIRKTLNELGIGLVPYAPLGRGFLTGAVKPAQEYAQDDMRRYDERWQGENYIYNLRATEQLNELASKKGISVAELALAWLLAQGEDIVPIPGTRSAKRVEQNVAAANVKLTEADLQRIIEILPHGSAGSRYPAGMMENFTRDS; encoded by the coding sequence ATGCAAACCCGAAGTCTTGGTCAACAAGGTTTAAAAGTCTCTTCTATTGGTTTGGGTACGATGGGGATGACAATGGCATACGGTCCTTCAAATGAAGATGAAGCAATAGCAACTATTCGTCGAGCTTATGAGCTTGGAGTTAACTTTTTTGATACGGCAGAATTATATGGATATGGAAATGGTCACAATGAACAGTTGCTGGGTAAAGCTGTAAAGGATTTTCGTGACAAGGTAGTACTTGCCACCAAATTTGGCTTTGATATGACAGCCGAGCAGATTGGAACACGTTTTAACAGCCGGCCAGAAAATATTCGTAAGGTAGCTGAGAACAGTCTTCGCTATCTGCAGACTGATTACATTGATGTGTTCTATCAGCATATCCCAGATCCCGATGTTCCTATCGAAGAAGTAGCAGGGGTCGTCGGAGACCTTATCAAAGAAGGCAAAGTTAAATATTTCGGTTTGAGCAACACCGGTTCAAACACAATTCGTAAAGCTCACGCGGTTACCCCGGTCTCTATGCTTCAGACTGAATACTCGATATTCGAACGCGAGATTGAGGACAACAATATACGAAAGACATTGAATGAACTCGGTATAGGTTTAGTGCCGTACGCTCCTTTAGGCAGAGGGTTCCTGACAGGTGCTGTTAAACCAGCCCAAGAATACGCGCAAGACGATATGCGCCGTTACGACGAGCGCTGGCAAGGCGAAAATTATATCTACAATTTACGAGCAACGGAACAACTTAATGAACTGGCTTCTAAGAAAGGTATTTCTGTAGCCGAATTGGCACTAGCTTGGCTTCTCGCCCAGGGAGAAGATATCGTTCCGATCCCGGGTACACGAAGTGCTAAGCGGGTTGAGCAAAACGTTGCTGCTGCTAACGTTAAACTTACAGAAGCTGATCTTCAACGTATTATAGAGATCCTTCCACACGGATCAGCCGGTAGCCGGTATCCAGCTGGAATGATGGAGAATTTCACAAGAGATTCATAA
- a CDS encoding class I SAM-dependent methyltransferase, producing METYGNVFAGLYNKKWSNFALQAAPRILKYYEQQDISRNNNHVLDLCCGTGHLAHYFLKKEYKVTGIDLSSGMLNYANRNNSKYVETGQARFVQGDATDFTLEEKLGLVVSTFDALNHLPDIEALKRCFRAVYNVTDDHGIFIFDLNTNKGLQGWTNIVIEDNEESMIVSRSFYDEMNSRAVTHMTGFSKKPNGYYERFVHSIVNTCFRLDAVKASLLEVGWKKNPLFQIEGFISFD from the coding sequence ATGGAAACGTATGGTAATGTTTTTGCCGGATTATATAATAAAAAATGGTCTAATTTTGCCCTGCAAGCAGCACCAAGAATTCTAAAATACTATGAACAGCAGGACATTAGCCGTAATAACAACCATGTTCTTGACTTATGTTGTGGAACAGGACACCTGGCTCATTATTTCCTAAAAAAAGAATATAAAGTGACGGGGATCGATCTGTCTTCGGGGATGTTGAATTACGCGAACCGCAACAATTCGAAGTATGTAGAGACGGGACAGGCTAGATTTGTACAAGGCGATGCAACGGATTTTACTTTGGAAGAGAAATTGGGTCTGGTTGTTTCAACATTCGATGCCCTTAACCATTTACCTGATATTGAAGCCTTAAAAAGATGTTTTCGTGCGGTTTATAACGTGACGGATGATCATGGGATCTTTATTTTTGATTTAAATACGAATAAAGGTCTTCAAGGATGGACGAATATCGTAATTGAAGACAATGAGGAATCGATGATTGTATCTAGAAGCTTCTATGATGAGATGAATTCAAGAGCCGTTACTCATATGACGGGTTTCTCGAAAAAACCAAATGGGTATTATGAAAGATTCGTACATTCGATAGTTAATACCTGTTTTAGATTAGATGCAGTGAAGGCCTCTCTTTTAGAAGTAGGATGGAAAAAAAATCCGCTTTTCCAAATTGAAGGATTTATCAGCTTCGATTGA
- a CDS encoding NADPH-dependent FMN reductase: protein MAKIVLINGSMNPNSLGKKLLNMASRMLEKKGHDTEIICVCDTNFPLYSPVAPLTEEMITVSEKIKSADAFLISSPEYHGGYSGALKNLLDYQDGSGFKNKTIALMSTSGGMKSGINTLNSMRLIFRSLHAHVIPQQVSVCEKELLENNEFSEEAQSQFKSVLLGLLQEVSYRFQNRS, encoded by the coding sequence GTGGCTAAAATTGTTCTAATTAATGGAAGTATGAATCCCAACTCCTTAGGTAAAAAACTATTAAATATGGCAAGTAGAATGCTGGAGAAGAAAGGGCACGATACAGAGATCATTTGTGTATGTGATACCAATTTTCCGTTGTACAGTCCGGTAGCACCCCTAACAGAAGAAATGATCACGGTTTCGGAAAAAATAAAGTCAGCTGATGCATTTCTTATTTCTTCTCCGGAGTATCATGGTGGGTACTCTGGAGCACTCAAAAACTTACTCGACTACCAAGATGGATCAGGATTTAAAAATAAAACGATTGCACTGATGTCAACTTCAGGTGGAATGAAGTCAGGCATTAATACGCTTAACTCGATGCGCTTGATATTTCGGTCATTACACGCCCATGTTATCCCTCAACAAGTCTCTGTGTGTGAGAAAGAGTTATTAGAGAATAACGAATTTAGTGAAGAAGCTCAATCACAGTTTAAAAGTGTTCTCTTAGGTTTGTTGCAAGAGGTTTCGTATCGATTCCAAAATAGATCGTGA
- a CDS encoding lipopolysaccharide assembly protein LapB: MKKLEQQSPHNGFQARFYISTFFWRFIYLLRRDASSLYHLGNVYFAHGHQIKAMQLWNNAVVKDQSHSKAWHNLVQAAVSKEEWTLAATGLSALCRMHPDHLEYATLFSQILKKQNRRNDLKELYLNYVDSVHKKWATTELALLYIRTHQEKEACTLLTSYVKDHPQDAYGWRLLGMSHMKVKNYPLALEALQESYRLHADNEVKSWIVRIKLVEKKEGERSG, translated from the coding sequence TTGAAGAAACTGGAGCAACAATCTCCTCATAACGGATTCCAGGCGAGATTTTATATCTCAACTTTCTTTTGGCGCTTTATTTATCTTTTGAGAAGAGATGCCAGCTCCCTATATCATCTTGGAAATGTATATTTTGCTCATGGACATCAAATAAAAGCAATGCAATTGTGGAACAACGCAGTTGTAAAGGATCAGAGTCATTCGAAGGCCTGGCATAATTTAGTACAAGCAGCAGTTTCGAAAGAAGAATGGACACTAGCAGCCACTGGTTTGTCAGCTCTTTGCCGAATGCACCCTGATCATTTAGAATACGCCACTCTCTTTTCACAAATTCTTAAAAAGCAAAATAGAAGGAATGATCTTAAGGAGCTGTATCTAAATTATGTTGATAGCGTTCATAAAAAATGGGCAACAACAGAACTTGCGCTGCTTTACATCCGTACACATCAAGAAAAAGAAGCATGCACCTTGCTTACTTCATATGTAAAAGATCATCCCCAGGATGCATATGGCTGGCGATTGCTCGGTATGAGTCATATGAAGGTGAAAAACTATCCGTTGGCTTTGGAAGCCTTACAAGAATCTTATCGCTTGCATGCCGACAACGAAGTGAAGTCCTGGATCGTACGGATAAAACTTGTGGAGAAGAAAGAGGGGGAGCGAAGTGGCTAA
- a CDS encoding lantibiotic dehydratase — MGDIGTPKWEHFPEFILRSTGFPAEWIERLRFEKTVKTFHQRYEIERNIEQRITHMKELERVNCISDAALPFWKKARKTIAKRKPINSELISSLETEGLDTNVLHELKHYQMNVERLEFIREASAQVFREELALKQRELQDIYKDVRLQEAVFQQSPSMYKNALLPYLQNALVKRNADVKRTERQLISYLQRFCTKNETTSYFGPIQYGRLGEINKDVKYKVLDQERERRAFLPYWAVSSLINVLKIKKELRPYCSVKLSYLLKKEGSTLYFPHSGKRIVLQERYHPLVEGLSHDFQTISELANHLNWTIEETEPLLSRLESKKLVDIEIPIPVTEPDALRSLREWINNPTLPPHPDVILWRQRINWLWDLKSSYPSLMLEDKIHELTRLETSFMEWTGENPRRSGGAIYADRTLLYEECHGPLDEVQIGGSIAGVIRESVPKWLNLCAKHGQEKDEMQQRLAKEIFTTLYPSTQEVPYLKFIYDVTQHPEAQHWENRWRNIRTDIEQQVEAFVKKSDEFIVALPDDTSCEFDPDLGWINSPDLMLAKRNDGTYQVILGEIHDTVMLWGWALQFHRDEEHLTAQIKEKIKNSTTNQQMLNLLSNKRFKIVPFEYPGITAQMSSISNSSNQKISLAHAMVQCLEDGVVLSLPDDDGVYRTYNGELHTMVHSFFSLPKAVPFVVNTGAFTPRLMMGDVVVQRATWRITKETFWNGVYPGSSIELFYDAFKYHVENRLPNEAFVKIANQPKPFYIHFDNYFLLEMWNAFGTEEECTLSEMLPGLSETWLTKGNKQRHTAELRLSYFVERGNGHDSSD, encoded by the coding sequence GTGGGCGATATCGGGACTCCAAAGTGGGAGCACTTTCCTGAGTTTATTCTACGCTCTACCGGATTTCCAGCGGAATGGATTGAAAGACTTCGTTTTGAGAAGACGGTTAAAACGTTTCATCAACGATATGAGATTGAGAGAAATATAGAGCAGCGTATCACTCATATGAAGGAATTAGAACGAGTTAACTGCATCTCAGACGCTGCACTTCCTTTTTGGAAAAAAGCACGTAAAACGATTGCCAAAAGAAAACCAATAAATTCAGAACTCATTTCGAGCCTGGAGACTGAGGGATTAGACACAAACGTATTACATGAATTAAAGCATTATCAAATGAACGTAGAACGTTTGGAATTCATCCGTGAAGCAAGTGCTCAAGTATTCAGAGAGGAGCTCGCTTTAAAACAACGTGAACTACAGGATATCTATAAGGACGTGCGATTACAAGAAGCTGTTTTTCAACAAAGTCCATCCATGTATAAGAATGCATTACTTCCCTATTTGCAGAATGCTTTAGTGAAAAGAAATGCAGATGTTAAGCGAACAGAGAGGCAATTAATCTCCTATCTTCAGAGGTTTTGCACGAAGAATGAAACCACAAGTTATTTTGGTCCTATTCAATACGGCAGATTAGGAGAGATAAACAAAGATGTGAAATATAAAGTTTTGGATCAAGAAAGGGAACGTAGAGCTTTTCTACCGTACTGGGCAGTTTCCAGTTTAATAAATGTATTAAAAATCAAAAAAGAGCTCAGACCCTATTGTAGTGTGAAATTATCTTACCTGCTCAAGAAAGAGGGCTCCACACTTTATTTTCCTCATTCAGGGAAACGAATTGTACTTCAGGAGCGTTATCACCCCTTAGTTGAGGGGTTGTCTCATGATTTTCAAACCATATCCGAGCTGGCAAATCATTTAAATTGGACGATTGAAGAAACAGAACCATTGCTGTCTAGGCTCGAGAGCAAAAAGTTGGTTGATATTGAAATACCAATTCCCGTCACCGAACCGGATGCCTTACGAAGTCTAAGAGAGTGGATCAATAACCCAACCTTACCTCCTCACCCGGACGTGATCTTATGGAGACAAAGGATCAATTGGCTATGGGACTTAAAAAGTTCATATCCCTCTTTGATGTTGGAAGACAAAATACATGAATTAACACGACTTGAGACGTCTTTCATGGAATGGACAGGGGAAAATCCTAGAAGAAGTGGTGGAGCTATATATGCTGACCGCACTCTTCTATATGAGGAGTGCCATGGTCCATTAGACGAGGTTCAGATTGGTGGGAGCATTGCAGGTGTGATCCGAGAAAGTGTGCCTAAATGGCTAAACCTCTGCGCTAAACATGGACAAGAAAAGGATGAAATGCAGCAAAGGCTTGCGAAAGAGATATTCACCACCTTGTATCCGTCAACACAAGAGGTGCCCTACCTGAAATTTATATATGATGTCACACAGCATCCTGAAGCCCAGCACTGGGAAAATCGATGGCGTAACATACGAACGGATATAGAGCAACAAGTGGAAGCCTTTGTGAAAAAAAGCGATGAATTTATTGTTGCTCTTCCCGATGATACATCCTGCGAGTTTGATCCAGACCTCGGCTGGATTAACTCTCCCGATCTTATGCTAGCCAAAAGGAACGATGGCACTTATCAAGTTATCCTTGGGGAAATTCACGATACCGTTATGCTATGGGGATGGGCATTGCAATTTCATCGTGATGAAGAACATCTTACAGCACAAATAAAAGAGAAAATCAAAAACAGTACAACAAATCAACAAATGTTGAATTTACTATCCAATAAAAGGTTTAAAATTGTTCCCTTCGAGTATCCTGGCATAACCGCACAAATGAGCAGTATATCGAATAGTTCAAACCAAAAGATCTCCCTGGCTCATGCGATGGTCCAGTGTTTGGAGGATGGCGTTGTTTTATCCCTACCTGATGATGATGGAGTTTATCGTACTTACAACGGTGAGCTTCATACCATGGTGCATTCTTTCTTTTCTTTACCTAAGGCGGTGCCTTTTGTTGTCAATACAGGCGCATTTACGCCAAGACTGATGATGGGGGATGTGGTCGTGCAAAGAGCTACATGGCGGATCACAAAAGAGACCTTCTGGAATGGAGTATATCCAGGCTCTTCCATCGAGCTTTTTTATGATGCATTCAAATATCACGTGGAAAACAGACTTCCCAACGAAGCATTCGTTAAAATAGCCAATCAACCGAAACCCTTTTATATTCATTTTGATAACTACTTTCTTCTTGAGATGTGGAATGCTTTTGGGACTGAAGAGGAATGTACTTTAAGTGAAATGTTACCTGGTCTGAGCGAGACATGGCTGACTAAAGGTAATAAGCAACGCCACACGGCCGAATTGAGATTAAGCTACTTTGTTGAAAGGGGAAATGGACATGACTCTTCCGATTAA
- a CDS encoding lantibiotic dehydratase: MDIKKSVDWTFVSKLVVRKTGFPFETLEQLHWNETIQQLSEITTLEKDKQSLTEHLLHDIIPQTVNLHAEQNQKSILHVLSRVRKYLAKHTIRTRELEEVNQFFTMDHPLRKGLQQWLDMDLHIQENMRRTEAIFYEELKMKRRQLQEIFKDPYLAEAVYISNPDVFNISYSRFISHQEYESRPSKIRTLEMRFYSYLQRFCSKNDTASFFGPMNYAEWDMDLDKSMHFEAKSGKFEERVIHYSFWMVKELAKRIAEEQEISNFLIPRLHPMCALQQNKLFFLHLNKEISLPNKYDAIVQEISSEELNLHQLSEKLDLSISELRRYIKQLADKNIVLFEIEIPSTIFDPFSYLHSWLEELPLNEGRKRTWLEILEQFKQLKEEALAKDLNHRQDVTRRMEQLFEEVTHSSARRSQGQMYADRTLYYEECKGTIDKLSFGKTFYDDFMKKLKPVLDLSAAFGDVMRDYYQTIAHRIFEHIKDHRNHIPYSEFIYKSQTLLAEAKVDLSFPALTQFNELLDELVQKRQEGSIAHITSEDVEQFNRFRKYEECHTSPDVMFSAKDIDALSRGDYQVILGEVHQFIAMWGSQLLFDARREQVNEEINDMLSDMPMYQNLSVILNTRRHKGLIHETFPGTIIKLFGTPSTRAQGVVSIRDLYVTYENQEVKLIDQDKRQHYLYNSGDENIHLWAFAPSRVSSPVIRTSEHTPRIEINGVIFQRERWELGDEQLEGLRNGKNLFEIFIEMQRLRDKYQLPRYVFFKVNSEKKPFFFDFENCFAIELLHSLLKKNETVTFIEMEPSPDHLWLKDEEGKYCFEMRGTVFQKGASASERLGGGRYRDSKVGALS, encoded by the coding sequence ATGGATATCAAAAAGAGTGTGGACTGGACGTTTGTATCCAAACTTGTCGTCAGAAAAACGGGGTTCCCTTTTGAAACACTAGAGCAGCTCCACTGGAACGAAACCATTCAGCAGCTATCTGAGATCACTACCTTAGAGAAGGACAAGCAATCTCTCACGGAACATTTATTGCATGACATCATTCCTCAGACTGTCAACCTGCATGCAGAACAGAATCAGAAATCGATTTTACACGTATTATCCCGAGTTCGAAAATATCTAGCTAAACATACGATACGAACACGTGAATTAGAGGAAGTGAACCAATTCTTTACTATGGATCATCCTTTGCGTAAAGGTTTGCAGCAATGGCTTGATATGGATCTGCATATCCAAGAAAACATGAGACGGACTGAGGCAATATTTTATGAAGAACTCAAAATGAAAAGGCGACAACTTCAAGAGATATTCAAAGATCCTTATCTGGCGGAGGCTGTTTATATTTCTAATCCGGATGTATTTAATATATCCTATTCCCGTTTTATATCGCATCAGGAGTATGAGAGCCGCCCTTCAAAAATCAGAACACTGGAAATGCGTTTTTACTCCTATTTGCAGCGTTTTTGTTCAAAAAATGATACGGCCAGTTTTTTTGGGCCAATGAATTATGCAGAATGGGATATGGATTTGGACAAGTCCATGCATTTTGAAGCTAAGTCGGGTAAATTTGAAGAACGTGTCATCCATTATTCCTTCTGGATGGTTAAAGAGCTTGCCAAACGTATAGCCGAAGAGCAGGAGATCAGCAACTTTCTGATCCCTAGACTGCACCCGATGTGTGCACTGCAACAAAATAAACTGTTCTTTTTACACCTGAATAAAGAAATTTCACTTCCCAATAAATACGATGCGATCGTACAGGAAATATCGAGTGAAGAGCTAAATCTTCATCAATTGTCAGAAAAATTGGATCTGAGTATTTCTGAACTTCGTCGGTACATTAAACAACTGGCCGATAAAAATATAGTTCTATTTGAAATCGAAATCCCTTCCACTATTTTTGATCCATTTAGCTATTTGCACTCGTGGTTAGAGGAGCTTCCGTTAAACGAAGGGAGGAAGAGAACCTGGCTTGAGATTTTGGAACAGTTTAAACAATTGAAAGAAGAGGCATTGGCAAAAGATTTAAACCATCGGCAAGATGTCACCCGGCGCATGGAACAATTATTTGAAGAAGTTACTCATTCGTCTGCACGGCGAAGCCAAGGGCAAATGTATGCGGATCGAACGTTATACTACGAGGAATGTAAGGGAACCATTGATAAACTTTCTTTTGGCAAGACTTTCTATGATGATTTTATGAAAAAGCTCAAACCGGTTCTCGATCTAAGCGCCGCCTTCGGCGATGTCATGAGAGATTATTATCAAACCATTGCACATCGTATCTTTGAGCATATAAAGGACCATCGAAACCATATTCCATATTCAGAATTTATATATAAATCCCAGACCTTATTAGCTGAAGCAAAGGTTGACCTTTCTTTTCCTGCATTAACTCAATTTAATGAGCTACTGGATGAGTTGGTTCAGAAGCGTCAGGAAGGTTCAATCGCCCATATAACCTCTGAGGATGTCGAGCAATTTAATCGCTTCAGGAAATATGAGGAGTGTCATACTTCTCCAGATGTGATGTTTTCAGCTAAGGATATAGATGCACTATCGAGAGGGGATTACCAAGTCATATTGGGTGAGGTTCACCAATTTATTGCGATGTGGGGCTCACAACTTCTCTTTGATGCTAGAAGAGAGCAGGTGAATGAGGAGATTAATGACATGCTCTCCGATATGCCCATGTACCAAAATCTCTCTGTCATATTGAATACAAGAAGGCACAAAGGGCTTATCCATGAAACTTTCCCGGGTACGATTATCAAACTATTTGGCACACCTTCAACAAGAGCGCAAGGCGTGGTGTCGATTCGTGATTTATATGTGACGTATGAAAATCAGGAAGTGAAATTAATAGATCAAGATAAAAGACAGCACTACTTATACAATAGCGGAGACGAGAACATTCATCTATGGGCTTTTGCTCCCTCGCGTGTGAGTTCACCGGTTATTCGCACTTCCGAACATACGCCAAGGATTGAAATTAACGGTGTCATTTTTCAGCGCGAACGTTGGGAGCTTGGAGACGAACAATTAGAAGGCTTACGTAACGGAAAAAATTTGTTTGAGATTTTTATTGAAATGCAGCGTCTCCGGGATAAATATCAGCTTCCGCGATATGTATTTTTCAAGGTGAACTCGGAGAAAAAGCCGTTTTTCTTTGATTTTGAAAATTGCTTCGCGATCGAATTGCTCCATAGTTTACTTAAAAAAAATGAAACTGTTACTTTTATTGAAATGGAGCCCTCACCCGATCATTTGTGGCTTAAGGATGAGGAGGGCAAGTACTGTTTCGAAATGAGGGGAACTGTTTTTCAAAAAGGGGCATCCGCATCAGAACGATTAGGAGGTGGGCGATATCGGGACTCCAAAGTGGGAGCACTTTCCTGA